A genomic stretch from Bacteroidales bacterium includes:
- a CDS encoding RNA methyltransferase → MITKNQIKLINQLKLKKFRDKYQLFIAEGIKIVNDLYDSSFEIQSIFITSEYYEQVNNKFQDIKDINIITDNEIKKISLQKSPNKIFAIVKIPQYDIDYQEIENNLTLVMDNIQDPGNLGTIVRIADWFGIANIVCSENCVDIYNQKVIQATMGSISRIKIHYIDLAIFFENVANNVTVYGTFLEGKNIYEKNFNKNGIVIFGNESKGISDNLHKYISEKIFIPNYPASQKTAESLNISTAAAIICYEFRRKE, encoded by the coding sequence ATGATAACAAAAAACCAAATAAAACTAATTAATCAATTAAAACTTAAAAAGTTCAGAGATAAGTATCAATTATTTATTGCCGAAGGTATTAAAATTGTTAATGATTTATATGATTCGTCATTTGAAATACAAAGTATATTTATTACATCAGAATATTATGAGCAAGTTAATAATAAGTTTCAGGATATTAAGGATATAAACATAATTACCGATAATGAAATAAAAAAAATAAGTTTACAAAAATCTCCAAACAAGATTTTTGCTATAGTTAAAATTCCTCAATATGATATTGATTATCAGGAAATTGAAAATAATCTGACTTTAGTTATGGATAATATTCAGGACCCGGGCAATTTAGGTACAATTGTGAGAATTGCCGATTGGTTTGGAATAGCAAATATTGTTTGTTCTGAAAATTGTGTTGATATATATAATCAAAAAGTTATTCAGGCAACTATGGGCTCAATAAGCCGAATAAAAATTCATTATATTGATTTGGCGATATTTTTTGAAAATGTAGCAAACAATGTTACTGTTTATGGTACTTTTTTAGAAGGAAAAAATATTTACGAAAAAAATTTTAATAAAAACGGAATAGTGATTTTTGGTAATGAATCGAAAGGAATTTCAGATAACTTACATAAATATATATCAGAAAAAATTTTTATACCAAATTATCCTGCTTCGCAAAAAACAGCCGAATCGTTGAATATATCAACAGCAGCAGCAATAATATGTTATGAGTTCAGGAGAAAGGAGTAG
- a CDS encoding NYN domain-containing protein, translated as MNKRTAILVDGGFFQKRYRSIFKLKTPDPVKVATDLWEMCLKHLSQSNNEQYDLYRLFYYDCLPYDKKQHNPITGKAIDFSKTYQYKFQLEFFEELKKKRKVALRLGVLKDNKRWIIKSSKTKDLLKKKISIDDINEDDVIYDLSQKRVDIKIGLDIASITLKKQVNQIILISGDSDFVPAAKLARREGIDFILDPMWNPIQPHLFEHIDGRTSKIKKPS; from the coding sequence ATGAATAAACGTACTGCAATTTTAGTAGATGGTGGATTTTTTCAAAAAAGATATCGCTCTATCTTCAAACTAAAAACTCCCGATCCTGTAAAAGTCGCCACTGATTTATGGGAAATGTGTCTCAAGCACTTATCTCAATCTAATAATGAGCAGTATGACTTATATAGATTATTTTATTACGACTGCCTTCCATATGATAAAAAACAGCATAATCCCATAACTGGAAAAGCAATTGATTTTTCAAAAACATATCAATATAAATTCCAGCTAGAGTTTTTTGAAGAATTAAAAAAGAAACGGAAAGTAGCACTAAGGTTAGGAGTTTTAAAAGATAATAAAAGGTGGATTATTAAGTCAAGTAAAACAAAAGATTTGCTAAAAAAGAAAATAAGTATTGATGACATAAATGAAGATGATGTAATTTATGACCTAAGCCAAAAAAGAGTAGACATCAAAATTGGACTGGATATAGCATCTATTACATTAAAAAAACAGGTAAATCAAATTATTTTAATTTCAGGAGATAGTGACTTTGTCCCGGCTGCAAAGTTAGCAAGACGAGAAGGAATAGATTTTATTTTAGATCCAATGTGGAATCCTATTCAACCTCACTTATTCGAACATATAGATGGACGGACTTCAAAAATTAAAAAACCCAGCTAA